A region from the Caldisericaceae bacterium genome encodes:
- the prmC gene encoding peptide chain release factor N(5)-glutamine methyltransferase encodes MKVSEALLYCSNSLKEVSDSYALESLLIMSYVLNTSKEDVYRKEEEVLDKTQISFLSEIIQKRKQRYPLPYILKNREFMGLNFYIDEGVLIPRQETETLVEIALEQAKDNSVFLDIGSGSGVIAISILYFKESISSVAVDVLDKAIEITRMNAIKHGVINRLNIFKADFKELKFNDHFDFILSNPPYVKTGNLKNLPYEPHIALDGGENGFKFYPKLIEKSYVMLKKGGFVIFEIDPEILDAVLKEMEKFFTNIEVFKDLGGFERFVFGVKYEGRF; translated from the coding sequence ATGAAAGTTTCGGAGGCACTTCTTTATTGTTCAAATAGTCTTAAAGAAGTTTCTGATTCGTATGCTCTTGAATCACTTTTAATTATGAGTTATGTTTTAAATACTTCAAAGGAAGATGTGTATAGAAAAGAGGAAGAGGTTCTGGATAAAACCCAAATAAGTTTTTTAAGCGAAATTATCCAAAAAAGGAAACAAAGATACCCCCTTCCCTATATCTTAAAGAACAGAGAGTTTATGGGTCTTAATTTTTACATAGACGAAGGAGTGCTTATCCCAAGACAAGAAACAGAAACCCTTGTTGAAATTGCCTTAGAGCAAGCAAAAGATAATAGTGTTTTTCTTGATATAGGGAGTGGTTCAGGAGTTATTGCAATTTCTATTCTCTATTTTAAAGAGTCTATTTCTTCCGTAGCTGTCGATGTTTTGGATAAAGCAATCGAAATAACAAGGATGAACGCAATAAAGCATGGCGTTATTAACAGACTTAATATTTTCAAGGCTGACTTTAAAGAATTAAAATTCAATGATCATTTTGATTTCATTCTTTCAAATCCACCTTATGTTAAAACTGGAAATCTTAAAAACCTGCCGTATGAACCACACATAGCACTAGATGGCGGTGAAAACGGATTTAAATTCTACCCTAAACTCATTGAAAAATCATATGTAATGCTTAAAAAAGGCGGTTTTGTAATTTTTGAAATTGACCCTGAAATATTAGATGCAGTGCTTAAGGAAATGGAGAAGTTTTTTA
- the prfA gene encoding peptide chain release factor 1, whose protein sequence is MIDKLEKTIERYDELSKLLSDSSVIANQDLFKKYSIEYKELEPIVNTYLEYKKVEKELEDLQELLNAEDESLRELTEEEIEKLQYEKKEILNKIKLLLIPKDPYEGKNIIMEIRAGVGGEEAALFAKDLFKMYLGYADIMGFKTEILDSHETDLGGLKEVIFSISGKEVYKYLKYESGVHRVQRVPETEASGRIHTSTATVSVLPEGDEVEVEINPDDLRIDIYHASGHGGQNVQKVATAIRILHKPTGIIVTCQDERSQLQNKLKAMRILRARLLDLYEQKKEEEITSARRAQIGRGNRNERIRTYNFPQGRVTDHRINLSLYNLEEIMEGNLNELINALMENEKNQLLEEYFGKE, encoded by the coding sequence ATGATAGATAAGTTAGAAAAGACAATTGAAAGATACGATGAACTTTCAAAACTACTCTCCGACTCTTCGGTAATAGCAAACCAAGATCTTTTTAAAAAATATTCAATTGAATATAAAGAACTTGAACCAATCGTTAATACATATCTTGAGTATAAAAAAGTTGAAAAAGAACTTGAAGACTTACAAGAACTTTTAAATGCTGAAGATGAAAGCCTTAGAGAACTTACCGAAGAGGAAATTGAAAAGTTGCAATATGAAAAGAAAGAAATTTTAAACAAAATTAAACTACTCTTAATTCCAAAAGACCCTTATGAAGGTAAAAATATAATTATGGAAATACGAGCCGGTGTTGGAGGCGAAGAAGCTGCGCTCTTTGCTAAAGACCTTTTCAAGATGTATCTTGGTTATGCTGATATAATGGGTTTTAAAACCGAAATATTAGATTCTCATGAGACAGATCTTGGTGGACTTAAAGAGGTGATATTTTCAATTTCAGGAAAAGAAGTCTACAAATACCTAAAATACGAGAGTGGTGTGCACAGGGTGCAGCGAGTTCCCGAAACAGAAGCATCAGGAAGAATACATACTTCTACTGCTACAGTTTCCGTTCTACCTGAAGGAGACGAAGTTGAAGTTGAGATCAATCCAGATGATTTAAGAATTGATATTTACCATGCAAGCGGTCACGGTGGCCAGAATGTGCAGAAGGTAGCAACAGCAATTAGAATTTTGCATAAACCCACAGGGATTATTGTAACTTGTCAAGATGAAAGGTCTCAACTGCAGAATAAACTCAAGGCAATGAGGATATTAAGAGCAAGGTTACTTGATCTATACGAGCAAAAGAAGGAAGAAGAAATCACAAGTGCAAGAAGAGCCCAAATTGGCCGTGGAAATAGAAACGAGAGGATTAGAACCTATAACTTTCCGCAAGGAAGAGTTACTGACCACAGAATAAACTTGTCACTTTACAATCTTGAGGAGATTATGGAAGGGAATCTAAATGAGCTAATCAACGCTCTTATGGAGAACGAAAAGAACCAATTGTTAGAGGAGTATTTTGGTAAAGAGTAA
- a CDS encoding thymidine kinase, which translates to MKNKIGKIEVITGCMFSGKSEELIRRLKRAKIAKQKVKVFKPSIDTRYSIVEVVSHAGDKIEAIPISRSKEILDQIDKDTDVVGIDEAQFFDNEIIDVLRKLAKEGIRVVVAGLDMDFRGEPFGQMPFMMAIADEVIKLHAICTVCGEDATMTQRLINGEPASYNDPVVMIGASETYEARCKLHHYVKGGKNDR; encoded by the coding sequence ATGAAAAATAAAATTGGCAAAATAGAAGTAATCACCGGGTGCATGTTTTCGGGCAAAAGCGAGGAACTTATTAGAAGGCTTAAAAGAGCAAAAATTGCAAAGCAAAAAGTAAAAGTGTTTAAACCCTCTATTGATACAAGGTATTCTATTGTAGAAGTTGTTTCACATGCTGGAGACAAAATCGAAGCAATTCCTATTTCAAGATCTAAAGAAATATTAGATCAAATTGATAAAGATACCGATGTTGTTGGCATTGATGAAGCACAGTTTTTTGATAATGAGATTATAGATGTGTTAAGAAAACTTGCAAAGGAAGGTATAAGGGTTGTAGTTGCAGGGCTTGATATGGATTTTAGAGGAGAGCCTTTTGGTCAAATGCCGTTTATGATGGCAATTGCAGATGAAGTGATTAAACTTCATGCCATTTGCACTGTGTGTGGAGAAGATGCAACAATGACGCAAAGGCTAATTAATGGTGAACCTGCTTCATATAATGACCCTGTAGTTATGATTGGTGCTAGTGAAACTTATGAAGCAAGATGCAAACTCCATCACTATGTAAAGGGTGGTAAGAATGATAGATAA
- the rho gene encoding transcription termination factor Rho has product MEEIYRLTVEDLKAMTARELYKVAQIVKLKNYSHYKKDELVQAIFELISKKGSDYNESTVKEKEDRVVEKETLEKSIYDTSTSEQPKKETGNQLYFKGLFEAHPDGYGFLRANYFPAFTDIYVAPPLIRKFGLRTGDVVSGPVQKPQKEGERYPALVNIDTINGIKVSGFFKRPLFENLTPYYPTERIVLETPNGNLALRVVDLIAPLGKGQRGLIVSAPKAGKTTLMKEIAKSVVKNHPEIYLMILLIDERPEEVTDMKNSVVAEVVSSTFDQPPENHIRVVELALEKAKRLVEVGKDVMILLDGITRLTRAYNLLSTSSGKTLSGGLDPQAIRGPKKFLGAARNILNGGSLTILATALIDTGSKLDQVIYEEFKGTGNMEIVLDRELAEERIFPAIDIKKSGTRREELLYKGDEYQKILTLRRFISSLEPAEALERLFEMLKQTKSNEELLRSIVVDEK; this is encoded by the coding sequence ATGGAAGAAATTTATAGGTTGACTGTTGAAGACTTAAAAGCAATGACTGCAAGGGAACTATATAAAGTTGCCCAGATTGTGAAACTTAAAAATTACTCTCACTATAAAAAAGACGAACTTGTGCAAGCAATTTTTGAATTAATTTCTAAAAAGGGAAGCGATTACAACGAATCTACAGTAAAAGAGAAAGAAGACCGTGTTGTAGAAAAAGAGACATTGGAAAAATCGATTTATGATACAAGCACTTCAGAACAACCAAAGAAAGAAACTGGTAATCAACTCTACTTTAAAGGACTTTTTGAAGCACATCCTGATGGCTACGGTTTCTTAAGAGCTAACTATTTTCCAGCATTTACTGATATTTACGTTGCACCGCCTCTAATAAGAAAATTTGGTTTAAGGACTGGAGATGTTGTCTCTGGACCAGTTCAAAAACCACAAAAAGAAGGAGAAAGATATCCGGCACTTGTTAATATTGATACGATTAACGGCATAAAAGTTAGTGGGTTTTTCAAAAGGCCTCTTTTTGAAAATTTAACCCCTTACTATCCAACAGAGAGAATTGTCCTTGAGACACCTAACGGAAACCTTGCCTTACGTGTAGTTGATTTGATTGCTCCTTTGGGAAAAGGACAGAGAGGTTTAATTGTTTCAGCACCAAAAGCTGGCAAGACTACACTAATGAAGGAAATCGCAAAAAGTGTTGTGAAAAACCATCCTGAAATTTATTTGATGATTCTTCTCATAGATGAGCGACCAGAGGAAGTAACAGATATGAAAAATAGCGTCGTAGCCGAAGTTGTAAGCTCTACTTTTGATCAACCACCAGAAAACCATATTAGAGTTGTTGAATTGGCTCTTGAGAAGGCTAAAAGACTCGTTGAAGTTGGTAAGGATGTAATGATTCTACTTGATGGTATTACAAGATTAACGAGAGCATACAACCTGTTGAGCACTTCAAGTGGTAAGACTCTTTCAGGAGGATTAGACCCACAGGCGATAAGAGGACCAAAGAAATTCCTTGGAGCAGCAAGAAACATATTGAACGGAGGAAGCCTTACAATTCTTGCAACTGCTTTGATTGATACAGGATCAAAACTTGACCAAGTTATATATGAAGAGTTCAAAGGCACAGGAAATATGGAAATTGTCCTTGATAGAGAACTTGCAGAAGAAAGAATTTTCCCTGCAATCGATATTAAAAAATCAGGAACACGTAGAGAAGAGTTGTTGTATAAAGGTGATGAATATCAAAAAATTCTTACCCTCAGAAGATTTATTAGTTCTCTTGAGCCAGCTGAAGCATTGGAAAGACTCTTTGAAATGTTAAAACAAACAAAATCAAATGAAGAACTTTTAAGGAGTATAGTGGTCGATGAAAAATAA
- a CDS encoding cyclodeaminase/cyclohydrolase family protein → MYSNLTLKDFLAKLSSSDPTPGGGAASSITSAMGFALLKMVLSVSYKKNSDGKINKLINIVDEYINFSLENATLDAESFDRVMAAYKLPKQTDEEKQLRRNAIEEALKEATTVPFSLIEKLYESSNLIAETSNVCIDSIASDFFTAISLFDTAMSGARSVVLINLKLIKDRDFVKSTFSKLESTKKEFDNLINDLKNKFDAKLKLSEE, encoded by the coding sequence ATGTATTCGAATTTGACCCTTAAAGATTTTTTAGCTAAATTATCTTCTTCGGATCCAACTCCAGGTGGTGGAGCTGCATCTTCTATTACTTCTGCTATGGGATTTGCACTTTTGAAAATGGTCCTTTCGGTAAGCTACAAGAAAAATTCCGATGGGAAAATAAATAAACTTATAAATATTGTTGATGAATACATTAACTTTTCTCTTGAAAATGCAACCTTAGATGCAGAATCTTTTGATAGAGTTATGGCTGCGTATAAGTTACCAAAACAAACAGATGAAGAAAAACAACTAAGGAGAAACGCAATTGAAGAAGCCTTAAAAGAGGCTACAACTGTTCCTTTTAGTCTTATAGAAAAATTGTATGAATCCTCTAACTTAATTGCCGAAACAAGTAATGTTTGCATAGATTCGATTGCATCCGATTTTTTTACAGCCATAAGTCTTTTCGATACCGCAATGAGTGGAGCACGTTCTGTTGTTCTAATTAACCTGAAATTAATCAAAGATAGAGATTTTGTAAAATCTACTTTCTCAAAATTAGAATCAACCAAAAAAGAGTTTGATAACTTAATAAACGATTTAAAGAATAAATTCGATGCTAAATTAAAACTTTCGGAGGAATAA
- the tilS gene encoding tRNA lysidine(34) synthetase TilS: MEELFEKVKKTILNFKLIEKRDRVLIAVSGGIDSMVLTTILYSLKDDFDIQIGIGTFNHHIRDESNLEVEMVCSYAKTLKIPCYKGEGNVMQYREAYKKTLEEAARDLRFQFLKEIKEKYNYNKIALAHNLNDFVETFLMHLFKGSGTKGLTSLLRNENGIIHPLVEVKRSEIEAFAKKYNLPYCVDLTNFDLSYERNSIRFTLSPLISSLYPNFENHILNTAEILLEENDFLENIAQIDLNAIKVNKDEYSLNLFNLLPLANKRRILFKLLDPFGSFEKIESLIDFLSNEKLRKINIANNLFLIKNGKTFFLTQKTPFTIDKIYTLEIPSTIFIEETNLKIEALFVEKTEIDYSKKDVVYFDFDLLNFPLFLRFRQEGDFVEMDFGTKKLQDIFVDKKIKSNLRHKTPLLIDSKGSILWVVGIVRSKHAKVSESTRKVLALKAIASS; encoded by the coding sequence ATGGAAGAATTATTTGAGAAGGTTAAAAAAACTATTCTAAACTTTAAACTTATTGAAAAAAGAGATAGAGTTCTTATTGCAGTCTCAGGTGGAATCGATTCTATGGTTCTTACTACAATACTTTACTCGCTAAAAGACGATTTTGATATCCAAATTGGCATAGGGACATTCAACCACCACATTAGAGATGAAAGTAATTTAGAAGTAGAAATGGTTTGTTCGTATGCAAAAACCCTTAAAATACCTTGCTATAAAGGTGAAGGAAACGTAATGCAATACAGGGAAGCCTATAAAAAAACACTTGAAGAGGCTGCAAGAGATTTGAGATTTCAGTTTCTAAAAGAAATAAAAGAAAAATACAATTACAATAAAATTGCGCTTGCGCATAATTTAAATGATTTTGTAGAAACATTCCTTATGCACTTATTTAAGGGGAGCGGCACAAAGGGACTCACAAGTCTTCTAAGAAACGAGAATGGAATAATACACCCTCTTGTTGAAGTTAAAAGAAGTGAAATTGAAGCATTTGCAAAGAAATATAATTTACCTTATTGTGTTGATTTAACAAATTTTGATCTTTCATATGAAAGGAATAGCATTAGATTCACACTTAGTCCATTAATTTCTTCGCTTTATCCAAATTTTGAAAACCATATACTAAATACTGCTGAGATTCTTCTTGAAGAAAATGATTTTCTTGAAAATATTGCTCAAATAGATCTGAATGCAATAAAAGTTAATAAAGATGAGTATTCTTTAAATTTGTTTAATCTCCTTCCCCTTGCTAATAAAAGAAGGATACTATTTAAATTGTTAGATCCATTCGGGAGTTTTGAAAAAATAGAAAGCCTTATTGATTTTCTTTCAAATGAAAAGTTGCGTAAGATAAATATTGCAAATAACCTTTTCCTCATAAAAAACGGTAAAACATTCTTCTTAACACAAAAAACTCCTTTTACAATAGATAAAATTTACACTCTTGAAATTCCCTCTACAATTTTTATTGAGGAGACAAATCTTAAAATAGAGGCACTCTTTGTAGAAAAAACTGAAATAGACTACTCAAAAAAAGATGTAGTATACTTTGACTTCGATCTTTTAAATTTTCCGCTTTTTCTTAGATTTAGACAAGAAGGAGACTTTGTTGAAATGGATTTTGGAACAAAGAAACTCCAAGATATTTTTGTTGATAAAAAAATAAAATCAAATTTAAGACACAAAACCCCACTTTTAATTGATAGTAAAGGAAGTATTCTTTGGGTTGTGGGGATAGTAAGAAGTAAACACGCAAAGGTAAGTGAAAGCACAAGAAAAGTCCTTGCTCTTAAAGCTATAGCATCAAGTTAA
- the hpt gene encoding hypoxanthine phosphoribosyltransferase, whose amino-acid sequence MHEDIEEILITQEQIKKRVEVLGKQISEEYKDKFPLLVCILRGAFVFLADLVREINIPLSVDFMAISSYGGKTESSGQVKILKDLDTPIEGRHVLIIEDIVDTGLTMDSVIRLLKTRKPKSIKICTLLDKIERRIINVKVDYYGFRIPNSFVVGYGLDYEEKYRNLPYIGILKEKVYKGGLND is encoded by the coding sequence ATGCACGAGGATATTGAAGAAATTTTAATAACCCAAGAACAAATCAAAAAAAGAGTAGAAGTGCTTGGAAAACAGATTTCAGAAGAATACAAGGATAAATTTCCTCTCCTTGTATGTATACTGAGAGGGGCCTTTGTTTTCTTAGCAGATTTAGTTAGAGAAATTAACATTCCCTTATCCGTTGACTTTATGGCTATCTCAAGCTATGGAGGAAAGACAGAATCAAGTGGACAGGTTAAAATTCTTAAAGATTTAGATACTCCAATTGAAGGTCGCCATGTGCTTATTATAGAAGATATTGTTGATACAGGTCTTACCATGGACTCTGTGATTCGGCTACTAAAAACAAGAAAACCAAAGAGTATTAAAATTTGCACACTGCTTGACAAAATAGAAAGAAGAATTATCAATGTAAAAGTAGATTATTATGGCTTTAGAATTCCAAATAGCTTCGTAGTTGGTTATGGCCTTGATTACGAAGAAAAATATAGAAATTTACCATACATAGGTATCTTAAAAGAAAAAGTTTACAAGGGAGGTTTAAACGATTAA
- the ftsH gene encoding ATP-dependent zinc metalloprotease FtsH, with protein sequence MTPNKNSKNFIVRELIGWIILIGVLFLSSKFLFSNSANQVQTIPYSQFINYVEEKQINNVVIKVQDNYVTLVTGVLSDGQMVQAQPLPFPTTLEVELRKNGINFKVEQSSSTFWNLVLNIVPWIIMIFIWWFLMQRMLGGASGSNQAFSFGKSKAKLFLENRPQITFKDVAGADEVKEEVKEIIEFLKNPLKFSKFGAKIPKGVLLVGPPGCGKTLIAKAIAGEAGVPFFSVSGSEFVEMFVGVGASRVRDLFDQARKFAPCIVFIDEIDAVGRYRGAGIGGGHDEREQTLNQLLVEMDGFDPHTGIIIVAATNRPDILDPALLRPGRFDRRIVVGLPDTKEREEILKLHAKGKPLSNDVNLTAIAQQSAGFTGADLENLLNEAALLAVRKGSEKITQKEIEEAIDKIIAGPEKKSLVLSDEEKEIVCYHETGHAIVTTALPSGDVVHRISVVSRGLALGYNVQLPEKDKYLQKKSELINKIAALLGGRAAEEIFIGEVSTGAANDLERATDIARKMVRAFGMSEKLGPITFGKQQELIFLGKELGEERNYSEKTADLIDAEVKHFVEYAYDKAKKFIEINRNLVEEIVSALKIKETLQGDELKNYLSRVKREEQINTESI encoded by the coding sequence ATGACACCGAATAAAAATTCTAAAAACTTTATAGTAAGAGAACTGATAGGTTGGATTATTTTAATAGGAGTTCTTTTTTTAAGTTCTAAGTTCCTTTTTAGCAACAGTGCAAATCAGGTTCAGACAATTCCATATTCGCAGTTTATTAATTATGTAGAGGAAAAACAAATAAATAATGTTGTTATCAAAGTCCAAGATAATTATGTAACTTTAGTGACTGGAGTCTTATCAGATGGACAAATGGTGCAGGCACAACCACTACCATTCCCTACAACACTTGAAGTTGAGCTTCGAAAAAATGGAATTAATTTTAAAGTAGAACAGAGTAGTTCCACTTTTTGGAATTTGGTTTTAAACATTGTCCCATGGATCATTATGATTTTTATCTGGTGGTTTTTGATGCAAAGGATGTTGGGTGGTGCATCAGGATCAAATCAAGCATTCAGTTTTGGCAAAAGTAAAGCAAAGTTATTCCTTGAGAATAGACCTCAAATTACATTTAAAGATGTAGCAGGTGCAGATGAGGTTAAAGAAGAGGTTAAAGAAATTATTGAATTTTTAAAAAACCCACTCAAGTTTTCGAAATTTGGAGCAAAAATTCCCAAAGGGGTTTTGCTTGTTGGTCCTCCAGGTTGTGGAAAAACACTTATTGCTAAGGCGATTGCTGGTGAAGCAGGAGTTCCATTCTTTTCTGTTTCAGGTTCTGAATTTGTTGAAATGTTTGTTGGTGTTGGAGCTTCCAGAGTAAGAGATCTATTTGATCAAGCAAGAAAATTTGCTCCATGTATAGTTTTTATTGATGAAATTGATGCGGTTGGAAGATACAGAGGTGCGGGTATCGGTGGCGGACATGATGAAAGAGAGCAAACATTAAACCAACTTCTTGTTGAGATGGATGGTTTTGATCCTCATACAGGAATTATAATTGTAGCAGCTACGAACAGACCTGATATTCTTGACCCTGCACTCTTAAGGCCAGGAAGATTCGATAGAAGAATCGTTGTTGGTTTACCTGATACAAAGGAAAGAGAAGAAATCCTTAAACTACATGCAAAAGGAAAACCTCTTTCAAATGATGTTAATTTAACTGCAATTGCTCAGCAATCAGCAGGTTTTACCGGTGCAGATCTTGAAAACCTTTTGAATGAAGCTGCACTTTTAGCCGTAAGAAAAGGTTCTGAAAAAATTACACAAAAGGAAATCGAAGAGGCAATTGATAAAATTATCGCTGGTCCAGAAAAGAAATCCTTGGTATTATCAGATGAAGAAAAAGAAATTGTTTGCTATCATGAAACTGGGCACGCGATTGTCACTACTGCACTACCCTCAGGAGACGTAGTTCACAGGATTTCTGTAGTTTCAAGAGGGCTTGCTTTAGGGTACAATGTTCAATTACCAGAAAAAGATAAATATTTACAGAAAAAGAGTGAACTAATAAATAAAATAGCTGCACTATTAGGTGGTAGAGCAGCGGAGGAAATTTTCATTGGAGAAGTTTCAACTGGGGCTGCAAACGACCTTGAGAGAGCAACAGATATTGCAAGAAAAATGGTTAGAGCATTTGGAATGTCAGAGAAGCTTGGTCCTATAACCTTTGGAAAGCAGCAGGAATTGATTTTCCTTGGGAAAGAACTTGGGGAAGAAAGAAACTACAGTGAAAAAACGGCAGACCTAATAGATGCTGAAGTAAAACATTTTGTTGAATACGCATATGATAAAGCAAAAAAGTTTATTGAAATCAATAGAAATCTTGTTGAAGAAATAGTTTCTGCTTTAAAGATAAAAGAAACTCTCCAAGGGGATGAACTCAAAAACTACCTCTCAAGAGTTAAAAGAGAAGAACAGATTAATACTGAGAGCATTTAA
- a CDS encoding endonuclease codes for MNSKTTSQELKEKNRLILRAFKKLSKSFGKQNWWPADTPFEVIVGAILTQQTSWKNVEKAIEKLKKENLLEANKLFKVDAENLKTFIKEVGFYNVKALRLKAFLNYFNEFYDLDLEKMKKRDLIDLRNELLKVNGIGRETADSILLYALDKPIFVVDAYTKRFSYRFGIIENTNLAYDKIREIFENALKENSLESTLENNKEMHALIVELSKRYCKKVSNCSACVLNKECPKKGSVYEFS; via the coding sequence ATGAACTCAAAAACTACCTCTCAAGAGTTAAAAGAGAAGAACAGATTAATACTGAGAGCATTTAAAAAACTCTCTAAAAGCTTCGGTAAACAAAATTGGTGGCCAGCTGATACTCCTTTTGAGGTAATTGTTGGGGCAATACTTACTCAGCAAACTTCTTGGAAAAACGTTGAAAAGGCAATTGAAAAACTGAAAAAAGAGAATTTACTTGAGGCAAATAAACTTTTTAAAGTTGATGCAGAAAATTTAAAGACCTTTATAAAAGAAGTCGGTTTTTATAATGTAAAAGCACTAAGATTAAAGGCTTTTCTTAACTACTTCAATGAATTTTACGACTTGGATTTAGAAAAAATGAAAAAAAGAGATCTTATAGATTTAAGAAACGAACTTCTAAAAGTTAATGGTATCGGAAGAGAAACTGCAGATTCTATTCTTCTCTATGCACTCGATAAACCTATATTCGTTGTAGATGCCTATACAAAAAGATTTTCGTATAGATTTGGTATAATTGAAAATACTAATTTAGCATACGATAAAATAAGGGAAATATTTGAAAACGCTTTAAAAGAAAATTCTTTGGAAAGCACTTTGGAAAATAACAAAGAGATGCATGCTTTAATTGTAGAGCTATCAAAGAGGTATTGTAAAAAAGTATCAAATTGTAGTGCTTGTGTTTTGAATAAAGAATGTCCAAAGAAAGGAAGTGTATATGAGTTTAGTTAA
- a CDS encoding DUF362 domain-containing protein — MSLVKVVEVNSYKKEIIENGLLELLNFTDLKTLKINTVSVVFDFPPPDASVLLALNNILKDNGVNKVIFGASNFNSDAFQEIYKKLLDHGIELHNFRDEPYIEFEIGNITKQNDHIRGYPLLYPEKAKEEKVLSRVNLGKPRTFKKVLLPYNIAESDYVIPVIKLKDSPISKIGGFVNALLYFIPTNLRSNVFIKALSGQFEDSLLDIFSAFKSKVLFGIVDGIQGELTGSELDKFNVLMASSDLLSLDAVISVIIGFRSSEITTNKLGSLYDLGDGLLKDIVIDGVDFEKIRKELVNRLKFSNAFKKNRVPKIVKNDDTISSIETLCPTGAIYKDKSGYSIDKFKCIKCNFCVEIAQKYFNF, encoded by the coding sequence ATGAGTTTAGTTAAAGTAGTAGAAGTAAATAGTTATAAAAAAGAGATTATTGAGAACGGTTTATTAGAATTGTTGAACTTTACCGACTTAAAAACGTTAAAAATTAATACAGTCAGTGTAGTCTTTGATTTCCCTCCACCGGATGCATCAGTCTTATTAGCTCTAAATAACATTCTTAAAGATAACGGAGTAAATAAAGTCATTTTTGGAGCATCAAATTTTAATAGCGATGCTTTTCAAGAAATTTATAAGAAACTTTTGGATCATGGAATAGAACTCCATAATTTTAGAGATGAGCCTTATATTGAGTTTGAAATTGGAAATATAACTAAACAGAACGATCACATAAGAGGATACCCTCTACTTTACCCTGAAAAGGCAAAGGAAGAAAAAGTTTTAAGCAGAGTTAATCTAGGTAAACCTCGAACTTTTAAAAAAGTTCTTTTGCCTTACAATATTGCAGAGTCAGATTACGTAATCCCAGTTATTAAATTAAAGGATTCTCCTATTTCAAAAATCGGTGGTTTTGTTAACGCCCTTCTCTACTTTATACCAACAAACCTTAGAAGCAATGTTTTTATTAAGGCTCTTTCTGGACAGTTTGAAGATTCACTATTAGATATTTTTAGCGCATTTAAAAGTAAGGTGTTATTTGGTATTGTAGATGGTATTCAAGGCGAACTTACAGGAAGTGAGCTTGACAAATTTAATGTATTAATGGCCTCTTCTGATTTACTTTCTTTAGATGCAGTTATTTCTGTTATTATTGGATTCCGTTCTTCAGAAATTACTACAAATAAACTTGGTTCATTATACGATCTCGGGGACGGGCTTCTAAAAGATATTGTTATTGATGGAGTTGATTTTGAAAAGATAAGAAAAGAACTTGTAAACAGATTAAAATTTTCAAATGCATTTAAGAAAAACAGAGTCCCCAAAATTGTTAAAAACGATGATACAATCTCATCAATTGAGACTCTTTGTCCAACAGGAGCAATTTATAAAGACAAATCAGGGTATTCAATAGACAAATTTAAGTGTATAAAATGCAATTTCTGTGTTGAAATAGCTCAAAAGTATTTCAATTTTTAA